The following proteins are co-located in the Silene latifolia isolate original U9 population chromosome 1, ASM4854445v1, whole genome shotgun sequence genome:
- the LOC141594455 gene encoding deoxyuridine 5'-triphosphate nucleotidohydrolase-like, which produces MEDINAQTQPQNGVVTIEPTPASAFLKIKKLSDKAVIPSRGSHLAAGYDLSSAVEIKVLARGKALVATDLSIAIPQGTYARIAPRSGLAWKHSIDVGAGVIDADYRGPVGVILFNHSDVEFEVKVGDRIAQLIIQKIITPDVFEVEDLDSTVRGAGGFGSTGV; this is translated from the exons ATGGAAGACATCAATGCACAAACTCAACCCCAAAACGGCGTCGTAACCATCGAACCCACCCCTGCTTCCGCTTTTCTGAAGATCAAGAAGCTCTCAGATAAGGCTGTCATCCCTTCCCGTGGGTCCCATCTCGCCGCCGGATACGATCTCTCTAG TGCGGTTGAAATTAAGGTGCTTGCTAGAGGTAAAGCGTTGGTTGCTACTGATTTGAGCATTGCAATTCCTCAAGGAACTTACGCTCGTATTG CTCCAAGATCTGGGCTAGCGTGGAAGCACTCCATTGATGTGGGAGCTGGGGTAATTGATGCAGATTACAGAGGGCCAGTTGGGGTGATTCTATTCAATCACTCTGATGTCGAATTTGAGGTAAAGGTGGGAGATCGCATTGCACAGTTGATCATCCAGAAGATTATAACTCCTGATGTTTTTGAAGTTGAGGATTTGGATTCCACTGTTAGAGGTGCTGGTGGGTTTGGTTCTACTGGTGTTTGA
- the LOC141593919 gene encoding uncharacterized protein LOC141593919 translates to MGSKPDFTQKLLHDLRLRKERMTGSQTSDTYRGSSRDLFKRSKGANTIQTIGQKNGSAQKSLTLNHTTTQQSVNQLVPYGGGHQSAQKGDISMAIACAFDNGGNLKAVELKSNAAMMNLLQQIGKISKQQTSTRQWQSTSQFPTLTHLHMDEVERGAQKLNQILTACTSGLTINKGSVEVGKELWKGATELEQSLRMLVSLQEASNCTIKPQRKSRLKLLEEGEDCDDDSSISIVKQKQVERPVFSFDKPSKNTKGSVQTDLQQKQQALKGDSNTMSEKRGPMISTGSHRRSASCGPELSSQVISYTKSKPTTARLPNVIAKLMGLDEIQQNAEPKPATEVHTWPRHRSGEIVSRTSHGSSGSTELKAEDTKNVKILVNMEKTESNKIGIVTANTHKLQEKKAYEAKTLDLQKGMRKDGRVEIRNCVDDSQEVIYQVNELQSQMIQPSGEARNTRNIGTQKQGIKHATETLEGAVGIEKNSSEVQHKVQTVSRGTHNTHETGERVAKKVSKNQQKKNMDVQLQQEMRPTTPTFEPQGKKLRTENASRHTTTNKSQQRKTAAHPAKRNNSQTATSHAKNLPKNQNARQNNTDEGCVASNTLLTSRQNCDPTTDSASANSKSLANLKSGKNGNLTNGGRVSQALTNLNVDATSAGVLTRKVAAEFTPERRIFNEKRVKANEIMAKTVRRQNPKKLEKLIVSRRAVQPSDRTTKCAQANVKPCDRPKQEKTQETKSEHMSTTNQRKIDDSHNRQDLDELPSSNMSELTASTAEDGQQLVADEAQEDKPQKIVTDDHMNGERTTHAEQQIHSRKVKQEPLTEDQINLKQKLIQSHLFLNTAEALFRLHIPIGILNYASDQINNDKNNNMILDCGYELLRRKGRRKEMSLYPNIGKTMKCKEVMSLDNLVRQMQEDFETLRNYGRNGTDEYNEVEYILKMLERDIFYRAPDLNCMWDLGWNETVFAYTEVDEVIRDMEQSLLDELLDEIIVIDHQKLQYQLQKTP, encoded by the exons ATGGGTTCGAAACCTGATTTTACGCAGAAGCTTCTGCATGATCTTCGTCTTCGTAAAGAAAGAATGACTGGAAGTCAGACATCAG ACACTTATAGGGGGAGCTCAAGAGACCTTTTCAAGCGGTCCAAGGGGGCAAATACAATCCAGACG ATTGGGCAAAAGAATGGAAGCGCACAAAAAAGCCTTACCTTAAACCATACGACCACCCAACAGAGTGTAAATCAATTAGTACCTTATGGAGGCGGCCATCAGTCAGCGCAAAAAGGTGATATATCAATGGCCATAGCTTGCGCCTTTGACAATGGGGGAAATCTCAAGGCGGTAGAGCTCAAAAGCAATGCTGCAATGATGAACTTGTTACAACAAATAGGTAAAATATCAAAGCAACAAACTTCAACCAGGCAATGGCAATCAACAAGCCAATTCCCGACACTCACTCATTTACACATGGATGAAGTAGAAAGAGGAGCCCAGAAATTGAACCAAATACTCACAGCCTGCACTAGCGGACTTACTATTAATAAAGGCTCAGTAGAAGTTGGAAAGGAGCTCTGGAAAGGGGCAACGGAATTAGAGCAATCTCTTAGAATGCTTGTGAGTTTGCAAGAGGCATCAAACTGCACGATCAAACCACAAAGGAAAAGCCGTCTTAAACTGCTAGAGGAAGGTGAAGATTGTGACGATGATAGCAGTATCAGCATAGTGAAACAAAAGCAAGTAGAGCGACCAGTTTTCTCATTTGATAAGCCTTCAAAGAACACTAAAGGGTCGGTCCAGACTGATCTCCAGCAAAAGCAACAAGCTCTGAAAGGAGATTCAAACACCATGTCTGAGAAGCGAGGGCCCATGATTTCAACAGGTTCTCATAGGCGCTCTGCTAGCTGTGGTCCCGAATTATCATCTCAAGTAATAAGTTACACAAAATCCAAGCCGACTACAGCAAGACTTCCAAATGTAATTGCAAAGTTAATGGGGTTGGACGAAATTCAACAAAATGCGGAACCAAAGCCCGCCACAGAAGTACATACATGGCCCAGACACAGATCAGGGGAAATAGTTTCGAGAACTTCACATGGAAGTTCCGGGAGCACTGAATTAAAGGCTGAGGATACTAAGAATGTCAAAATCCTAGTCAACATGGAAAAAACAGAGAGCAATAAAATAGGAATAGTGACAGCAAATACACACAAACTGCAAGAAAAAAAGGCATACGAAGCAAAGACACTAGACCTGCAAAAAGGTATGCGGAAAGATGGAAGGGTGGAAATCAGGAATTGTGTTGATGATTCACAAGAGGTCATCTATCAAGTAAATGAGCTGCAGAGTCAAATGATACAACCAAGCGGCGAAGCTAGAAATACTAGAAACATAGGAACACAAAAACAAGGAATCAAGCATGCTACGGAAACATTGGAAGGGGCGGTAGGAATAGAGAAAAACAGTTCAGAAGTCCAGCACAAAGTTCAAACAGTATCAAGAGGCACCCACAATACCCATGAGACAGGAGAAAGAGTTGCCAAAAAAGTTTCAAAGAATCAGCAAAAGAAAAACATGGACGTTCAGTTGCAGCAGGAGATGAGGCCAACGACACCAACATTTGAACCACAAGGAAAGAAGCTTAGAACAGAAAATGCCAGCAGACACACAACGACTAACAAATCTCAGCAAAGAAAAACGGCAGCCCACCCTGCAAAGCGAAACAATAGCCAAACTGCAACGAGTCATGCAAAGAACTTGCCGAAGAACCAAAATGCTAGACAGAACAATACAGACGAGGGATGTGTAGCATCAAATACATTACTAACTAGCAGACAGAATTGTGATCCTACGACAGACAGTGCGTCTGCAAATTCAAAGAGCCTGGCAAATTTGAAATCAGGGAAGAATGGTAATTTAACAAATGGAGGAAGGGTATCACAGGCATTGACTAACTTAAATGTAGATGCAACGTCTGCTGGTGTTTTGACGAGGAAAGTAGCAGCAGAATTTACACCAGAAAGAAGAATCTTCAACGAAAAAAGAGTAAAAGCAAATGAAATAATGGCCAAAACAGTTAGGAGACAGAACCCAAAGAAGCTCGAGAAACTCATTGTGTCAAGAAGAGCAGTGCAACCAAGTGACAGAACAACCAAATGCGCACAAGCAAATGTCAAACCATGTGACAGACCGAAGCAGGAAAAAACACAAGAGACAAAGTCAGAACACATGAGTACCACAAACCAACGCAAGATAGATGACTCTCACAACAGACAAGACCTTGATGAACTACCTTCAAGCAACATG AGCGAGCTCACAGCATCAACAGCTGAAGATGGTCAGCAACTAGTAGCTGATGAAGCTCAAGAGGACAAGCCTCAAAAAATTGTAACAG ATGACCACATGAATGGGGAACGTACTACCCACGCTGAGCAACAGATACATTCAAGAAAAGTAAAACAAGAGCCACTGACTGAAGACCAGATAAACTTGAAGCAGAAACTAATACAAAGTCATCTCTTCTTAAACACAGCAGAAGCCCTCTTCAGACTTCATATTCCTATTGGCATTCTCAATTATGCAAGTGAtcaaattaataacgataagaaTAACAACATGATATTGGATTGTGGTTATGAGCTGCtgagaagaaaaggaagaagaaaagagatgTCGCTTTATCCCAACATCGGCAAAACTATGAAATGCAAAGAAGTTATGTCTTTGGATAATTTGGTGAGGCAAATGCAGGAAGACTTTGAGACCCTAAGAAATTATGGAAGGAACGGAACTGATGAATACAACGAGGTAGAATATATACTGAAAATGCTGGAGAGAGATATATTCTATAGGGCACCTGATCTTAATTGCATGTGGGACCTTGGCTGGAATGAGACTGTGTTTGCCTATACCGAAGTGGACGAAGTCATAAGAGACATGGAGCAATCTTTACTTGACGAACTTCTGGATGAGATCATAGTCATAGATCATCAAAAGCTGCAGTATCAATTACAGAAGACTCCTTGA